A genomic window from Acidobacteriota bacterium includes:
- a CDS encoding acetyl-CoA hydrolase/transferase C-terminal domain-containing protein, whose translation MDDYKKKLCSPEQAAKAVMSGDWVMISGNAAAPYALLQALAARADELRNVTLSHVLLMGEDPFSRPGMEKAFRHNSLFVGPGDRASVNDGRSAYVPIHLHMIPKAIRSGASRVDVAMIQCSPPDDHGFMSLGVEVMTTKAAVEAAKTVIVQVNEQMPRVLGDSFLHVSRATHVVEHTQPLLELQGKPASEVERRIGAFIAEMIPDGATLQMGIGGIPDAVLSLLEGKRDLGIHTEMISDGLVRAMEQGIITGNRKTLHPGKVVATFILGTRKLYDFVHDNPLFELHPVEHTNNPFVIAQNDNMIAINSALEVDLTGQVCSDSIGTYIYSGFGGQLDFIRGAAASKGGKPIIALPSTAKGNSMTRITPKLKEGSGVVTTRADVHYVVTEFGVANLWGKNLQERARALISIAHPDFREMLEKEARDRHLIM comes from the coding sequence ATGGACGACTACAAGAAGAAACTCTGCAGTCCCGAACAGGCGGCCAAGGCCGTCATGTCCGGAGACTGGGTCATGATCAGCGGGAACGCGGCGGCCCCCTATGCGCTCCTGCAGGCCCTCGCCGCGCGCGCCGACGAATTGCGCAACGTGACCTTGAGCCACGTCCTCCTCATGGGGGAGGACCCCTTTTCCCGGCCGGGCATGGAAAAGGCCTTCCGGCACAACTCTCTTTTCGTGGGGCCGGGTGACCGCGCCTCGGTCAACGACGGGCGGTCGGCCTACGTCCCCATCCATCTGCACATGATTCCCAAGGCCATCCGGAGCGGGGCGAGCCGCGTGGACGTCGCCATGATCCAGTGCTCCCCGCCGGATGACCACGGGTTCATGAGCCTCGGCGTGGAAGTCATGACCACCAAGGCCGCCGTGGAGGCGGCCAAGACCGTCATCGTCCAGGTGAACGAGCAAATGCCCCGGGTCCTGGGCGACTCCTTCCTCCACGTGTCCCGCGCCACCCACGTGGTGGAGCACACCCAGCCCCTCCTCGAGCTCCAGGGGAAACCGGCTTCGGAGGTGGAGCGCCGCATCGGCGCGTTCATCGCCGAGATGATCCCCGACGGCGCCACCCTCCAGATGGGCATCGGGGGAATCCCCGACGCAGTGCTTTCGCTCCTCGAGGGCAAGAGGGACCTCGGCATCCACACGGAGATGATCTCCGACGGCCTGGTCCGGGCCATGGAGCAGGGCATCATCACGGGCAATCGCAAGACCCTCCATCCGGGAAAGGTCGTGGCGACGTTCATCCTGGGCACCCGAAAGCTCTACGACTTCGTCCACGACAACCCGCTCTTCGAACTCCACCCCGTCGAGCACACGAACAACCCCTTCGTGATCGCACAGAACGACAACATGATCGCCATCAACTCGGCCCTGGAGGTGGACCTCACGGGCCAGGTCTGCTCCGACTCGATCGGGACGTACATCTACAGCGGCTTCGGCGGACAGCTCGACTTCATTCGGGGCGCGGCGGCCAGCAAGGGGGGCAAGCCCATCATCGCCCTCCCGTCCACCGCCAAGGGCAACTCCATGACGCGCATCACGCCGAAGCTCAAGGAGGGATCGGGCGTGGTAACCACACGCGCGGACGTCCACTACGTCGTGACGGAATTCGGCGTGGCCAACCTCTGGGGGAAGAACCTCCAGGAGCGGGCCCGGGCTCTCATCTCCATCGCCCATCCGGATTTCAGGGAGATGCTGGAAAAGGAAGCCAGGGACCGGCACCTGATCATGTAA
- a CDS encoding Rdx family protein, translating into MRISIEYCGVUNYEPRAASLAAKIKDHLGTDAELVRSSGGVFEVTLDGALVYSKKITGQFPNEDALLVELSRRAGRA; encoded by the coding sequence ATGCGCATCTCGATCGAATACTGCGGCGTCTGAAACTACGAGCCCAGGGCGGCCAGTCTGGCCGCGAAGATCAAGGACCATCTTGGGACGGACGCGGAACTCGTTCGGTCCTCGGGGGGCGTTTTCGAGGTGACCCTGGACGGGGCCCTCGTCTACTCCAAGAAGATCACGGGCCAGTTCCCCAACGAGGACGCCCTTCTGGTCGAGCTTTCCCGCAGGGCGGGACGGGCTTAG
- a CDS encoding serine/threonine-protein kinase, with protein MTDQPERIGRYEVIELAGRGAMGRVYRARDPLIGRVVAIKVVALSALLGEEEKREFRERFFREAQAAGGLHHPSIVTIYDVGEWEGVPYMAQEFVEGTSLSRLLKESGPLTQERALPILRQMADALHYAHGLGVVHRDIKPDNILIDEKGRAVLTDFGVARLAASDLTRTGEVLGTPHFMSPEQVMGQEVDGRSDLFSLGVVLYLMISGQRPFHGETISSVCYQIVHAPPKPLPDEASFSPGIRFLLDRLLAKDPAERFQSGGELVEAIDGVLSGTLAAEPAPPSAAAEGPVQVPTTTRVSPPIPAPGAPAGTAPAKRRRGLAVGLIVTLGALVGLCLLGFVVVGRLGKGGAKPVPVEEPAPPPPEGTPVLRGEPKSETAPAEARTPEVPVRKPAATKTEPPPAVKPRQPDAPSTPETKPEASASAPAQPAPAAPKKIKKAHLGLIVEGPLPRGEIKVFANGELVLETPFRGLPDPTGRSRGGFRLIQHLALPPASYVLRFQILSPAPTPFMAETDFPLVLEEGSDTTLKVEPKRMPARIKITRLPSASEAR; from the coding sequence ATGACGGACCAGCCCGAGAGAATCGGAAGATACGAGGTCATCGAACTGGCCGGACGGGGAGCCATGGGCAGGGTGTACCGGGCCCGCGACCCGCTCATCGGCCGTGTCGTCGCGATCAAGGTCGTGGCCCTGTCGGCCCTTCTGGGGGAGGAGGAGAAACGCGAGTTTCGGGAGAGGTTTTTCCGCGAGGCTCAGGCCGCGGGAGGGTTGCACCACCCCAGCATCGTCACCATCTACGACGTGGGCGAGTGGGAAGGGGTTCCCTACATGGCCCAGGAGTTCGTGGAGGGGACGAGCCTCTCCCGCCTCCTCAAGGAATCCGGCCCCCTTACCCAGGAGCGGGCCCTTCCGATCCTCAGGCAGATGGCGGACGCCCTCCACTACGCCCACGGTTTGGGGGTGGTGCATCGCGACATCAAGCCGGACAACATCCTCATCGACGAGAAAGGGCGGGCGGTCCTCACCGACTTCGGGGTCGCCCGTCTTGCCGCGAGCGACCTGACCCGGACCGGCGAAGTCCTCGGGACCCCGCACTTCATGAGCCCCGAGCAGGTGATGGGCCAGGAAGTGGACGGCCGGAGCGACCTTTTCTCGCTGGGGGTGGTTCTCTACCTCATGATCTCCGGGCAACGCCCCTTCCACGGAGAGACCATTTCCTCGGTCTGCTACCAGATCGTCCACGCCCCGCCCAAGCCCTTGCCCGACGAGGCCTCCTTTTCTCCCGGCATCCGGTTTCTCCTCGACCGTCTCCTGGCCAAGGACCCCGCCGAGCGGTTCCAGTCGGGCGGGGAACTGGTGGAGGCCATCGACGGGGTCCTGTCGGGAACCCTGGCCGCCGAACCGGCCCCCCCCTCCGCCGCCGCCGAGGGGCCCGTCCAGGTGCCCACCACCACCCGGGTTTCGCCGCCGATTCCCGCCCCGGGAGCCCCCGCGGGGACCGCCCCCGCAAAGCGCCGGAGGGGCCTCGCGGTGGGCCTGATCGTTACGCTGGGCGCCCTCGTCGGCCTCTGCCTCCTCGGTTTCGTCGTCGTGGGAAGGCTCGGAAAGGGCGGAGCGAAGCCCGTCCCCGTGGAAGAGCCCGCCCCGCCCCCGCCCGAGGGCACGCCCGTTCTACGCGGTGAGCCAAAGAGTGAAACGGCCCCGGCCGAGGCCCGGACCCCCGAGGTTCCGGTGCGGAAGCCCGCCGCCACGAAGACCGAGCCTCCCCCCGCCGTGAAGCCGCGGCAGCCAGACGCCCCCTCGACCCCCGAGACGAAGCCCGAGGCCTCCGCTTCGGCCCCCGCCCAGCCCGCCCCGGCGGCCCCGAAGAAAATCAAGAAGGCCCACCTGGGACTCATCGTGGAAGGACCGCTCCCCCGCGGGGAGATCAAAGTGTTCGCCAACGGCGAGCTCGTGCTGGAAACGCCCTTCCGCGGCCTGCCCGATCCCACGGGGAGGTCTCGAGGGGGCTTCCGCCTGATCCAGCACCTCGCCCTCCCCCCGGCCTCGTACGTCCTGCGTTTCCAGATTCTGAGCCCCGCCCCCACGCCCTTCATGGCCGAGACGGACTTCCCTCTCGTTCTGGAGGAAGGTTCGGACACGACGCTGAAGGTCGAACCCAAGCGGATGCCGGCCCGGATCAAGATCACCCGCCTCCCCTCCGCCTCGGAGGCCAGGTAG